In one Thermosipho ferrireducens genomic region, the following are encoded:
- a CDS encoding BMP family lipoprotein has product MKRFFMLAFLVGLIVSGFAFKVIMVTDIGGLGDGSFMDGTWAGIVKAAEEYGLEYEVIQSKEQSDYIPNLSKAAEEADVVFAVGFLMSDAFFKVAQQYPATYFVGIDFSFPEEKNLPNVMTFTFKEQEGSFLTGYLAAGMTRTGKVAILGGIPIPPVQRYVIGFEAGVKAYNQIHKTNIKVKSVYANTFTDPKKGKEFGQALISEGYDIIQQACGGTALGLLEAIKEENQKRANIDNLPEFIDDLYKNGGVFMLGGDIEQEWQAPGHILASAIKRVDVASYLGVVKAYTGEWEPGNVELGIKEKGEGISRMPFTKGLVSNKLLAEIVYIQNLVGIGKIKIPSTEEELKAFWLKGIEIPF; this is encoded by the coding sequence TTTATGGATGGGACATGGGCCGGAATTGTTAAAGCTGCAGAAGAGTATGGACTTGAATATGAAGTTATTCAGTCAAAAGAACAAAGCGACTATATTCCAAACCTCAGCAAAGCTGCAGAAGAAGCAGATGTGGTCTTTGCTGTAGGTTTTTTAATGTCTGATGCCTTTTTCAAAGTTGCTCAGCAATATCCTGCAACGTATTTTGTTGGTATTGATTTCAGCTTTCCAGAAGAAAAAAACCTTCCAAATGTGATGACTTTTACTTTTAAAGAGCAGGAAGGTAGTTTTTTAACAGGATACCTGGCAGCGGGAATGACAAGAACAGGAAAAGTAGCAATATTAGGCGGTATCCCCATCCCTCCAGTCCAAAGATATGTTATAGGTTTTGAGGCGGGGGTAAAAGCGTATAACCAGATTCATAAGACTAACATCAAAGTGAAAAGTGTCTATGCAAATACATTTACTGATCCAAAAAAAGGTAAAGAATTTGGGCAGGCTTTAATAAGCGAAGGGTACGATATTATTCAACAAGCCTGTGGTGGTACAGCACTTGGGCTTTTAGAAGCGATAAAAGAAGAAAATCAAAAAAGAGCTAATATAGATAATCTTCCAGAATTCATTGATGACCTGTATAAAAATGGGGGAGTGTTCATGCTTGGTGGTGATATAGAACAGGAATGGCAGGCACCTGGACATATATTAGCGAGTGCTATTAAAAGAGTGGATGTTGCTTCCTATTTAGGTGTTGTTAAAGCTTATACAGGTGAATGGGAACCTGGCAATGTTGAACTGGGAATCAAAGAAAAAGGTGAAGGTATAAGTAGAATGCCATTTACCAAAGGTTTAGTATCAAATAAACTGTTGGCAGAAATTGTTTACATACAAAATCTTGTAGGAATTGGGAAAATAAAAATTCCTTCCACAGAGGAAGAATTAAAAGCTTTCTGGTTGAAGGGGATAGAAATTCCGTTTTGA